The following proteins are co-located in the Leptospira weilii genome:
- a CDS encoding NADPH-dependent assimilatory sulfite reductase hemoprotein subunit: MSETKELSPVEEIKLNSKNLRGKIAEGIDQNIDSYEEDEKQLLKFHGLYQQKDRDRKKDENGNDIEAPTSFMIRGRIPGGRLTSEQYLVWDELGDKFGGGAIRLTTRQSVQLHTLRIFHLRDVMKAIHEVNLSSMGACGDVVRNVTQAVNPLGKKELQLLDGVAQLLSDHFKYKTNAYAEVWLGDKQLNKDEEDPIYGKTYLPRKFKIAVTLAGNNTVDIYANDMGFAATLSADGKIDGYFVFAGGGFGMTHNKPETFARAASLLGWIPESALISVAEAIVTAHRDFGDRTNRKHARLKYVLAEKGVEWFRTEVESRSQVQLDTNKTLPSWSTPSYLGWHEREDGTLSLGFHTLAGRIKNFPGKPLKSALKEIIGNYKLGVQITADQDLILLGVQKSDREKIEARLKELNVPWESPSPLFDRALACPALPTCALALTESERSFPEVLNGIQKILDKLGLSDRAPVVRMTGCPNGCARPYSAEVGIVGQQAGGKYSLFFGADSEGTKVGEYVAKKVPLADIPAQLEKAFVLWKEEGDSDEKFGDFVNRFPLERFREVLGSM; this comes from the coding sequence ATGTCAGAAACAAAAGAACTATCACCCGTAGAAGAGATTAAGTTGAACTCTAAAAATCTAAGAGGAAAAATCGCCGAAGGTATAGACCAAAACATCGATTCCTACGAGGAAGACGAGAAACAATTACTTAAATTCCACGGGCTCTATCAGCAGAAAGACAGAGACCGTAAAAAAGACGAAAACGGAAACGATATCGAAGCTCCCACCAGCTTTATGATTCGGGGAAGAATTCCCGGAGGAAGATTGACTTCCGAGCAATACTTGGTTTGGGACGAGCTGGGAGATAAATTCGGAGGCGGAGCGATTCGTTTAACGACGAGACAATCGGTTCAGCTTCATACGCTGAGAATTTTCCATCTCCGCGACGTGATGAAAGCGATTCACGAAGTGAATCTCTCCAGCATGGGAGCGTGCGGGGACGTTGTGCGTAACGTGACGCAAGCGGTGAATCCTCTCGGTAAAAAAGAACTTCAGCTGTTGGACGGAGTCGCTCAACTTTTATCCGATCATTTTAAATACAAGACGAACGCTTACGCCGAAGTATGGTTAGGCGACAAACAGCTCAACAAAGACGAAGAAGATCCGATCTACGGAAAAACGTATCTTCCTAGAAAGTTTAAGATCGCCGTAACTCTTGCGGGAAACAACACCGTGGACATCTACGCAAACGACATGGGCTTTGCGGCGACGTTATCCGCGGACGGAAAGATCGACGGCTACTTCGTATTTGCGGGCGGCGGTTTCGGAATGACTCACAACAAACCGGAAACGTTCGCGCGCGCCGCAAGTTTGCTCGGTTGGATTCCGGAAAGCGCTTTGATTTCCGTTGCGGAAGCGATCGTAACCGCTCACAGAGATTTCGGAGATAGAACCAACCGAAAACACGCTCGTTTGAAATACGTTCTCGCGGAAAAAGGCGTGGAATGGTTTAGAACCGAAGTCGAATCCCGTTCCCAAGTACAACTCGATACGAATAAGACGCTTCCAAGTTGGAGCACTCCATCCTACTTGGGATGGCACGAACGAGAAGACGGAACTCTGTCTCTCGGGTTCCATACTCTTGCGGGAAGAATCAAAAATTTCCCCGGAAAACCGCTGAAGTCCGCTTTGAAAGAAATCATCGGAAACTACAAACTCGGCGTTCAGATCACCGCGGATCAGGACTTGATTCTTCTCGGAGTTCAAAAATCCGATCGCGAAAAGATCGAAGCAAGATTAAAAGAATTGAATGTACCTTGGGAAAGTCCTTCTCCGCTTTTCGATCGCGCGCTTGCTTGTCCGGCGCTTCCTACCTGCGCGCTTGCGTTGACGGAATCGGAACGTTCTTTTCCCGAGGTTCTGAATGGAATTCAAAAAATTTTGGATAAGCTCGGTCTCAGTGATAGGGCTCCCGTGGTTCGTATGACCGGATGTCCGAACGGATGCGCGAGACCTTATTCCGCGGAAGTGGGAATCGTAGGTCAGCAAGCCGGAGGCAAATACTCATTGTTTTTCGGGGCGGATTCCGAAGGAACCAAGGTCGGCGAGTATGTCGCGAAGAAAGTTCCTCTTGCGGATATCCCGGCTCAGTTGGAAAAAGCTTTCGTACTCTGGAAAGAAGAAGGGGATTCCGATGAGAAATTCGGAGATTTTGTAAATAGATTCCCTCTCGAAAGATTCAGAGAGGTATTAGGGTCCATGTAA